In Setaria italica strain Yugu1 chromosome I, Setaria_italica_v2.0, whole genome shotgun sequence, the genomic window AGTAACCTTGTTTCCCTGATTGTGACCCTTGTTTAGTTCTGCATTAACATAACCCTTCCATCAATTGATTACTATTGTTAGTATTGCGTTTTGTGGGTGGAGTCAGCATGATATCTTCATTGCTGGGTGTGAAAGATGTTTCTTGCAGAGTATAAAACTTGTGTTGACGTAGCACTCTCAATAATTGACTGCTACCCCCTCCGCCCTCCTGGCACATATTTTGGCCATTACTTCAGTCAGATTTCCGAAACGTTGGCTACCAGTATCGTTCaaaatagtttttctttgggcGTAGTATTTCAAAATAGTTTAGGTTGGTGTATGAAAATTATATGTATAGATTTGTCCTGAAGACCAGGTTCATACTATCATAGTTTTATTGGAGTAAATACTAAGTTAAAAATGAAGAGCAGTTATTGTTGCCTTTCCTGTCAGCCTAGTCAACAGTAACGATGCAGTGCTTGCAGAGTTCATAGAAAAGTCGGTGATTTGATGAGCTTTGATTTTCAGATGATGTGAATGTGATGATCTGGAAAAATTGGGTGGAATTATGTCTTGTAATTTTCATATAATGCAAATGCGATGGTCCGTAGCATAGCTGTCCTTCTGGGGTTCACAAGATGTTCTGAATTGTCTTGGATTTACCATTTTGTTATCAGCTTCGTTATACAATTGTATGCTCTCTGCCCTCATGAGGAATTTATGTGGTACCATATGGCATTGAGTGTTATGTTCTCTGCGCTCCTTAAAGTTATTTAATAACAATGCATTCGAAATTGCACTTCAAGGGGGCATTGAGAATGTTGTGATGCATGGAAGAAGTGTATTATATTGCATCAATGATGGTTGCATGTACTACTGTTGTGGAATTGGAAGAAACCATGTATTGGTCAGAAATTTTTTAAGTTACTTTATATCTGTCCTGTCTGAACGATTCTGATGAATAAACAATTGGCAGTGCTCTCACCAATAGTTTGGAGGGTATGCTTCTAGGAAGATTTTTGGTTGGAACGGGGATGGGATTGGGCCCACCAGTAGCTTCACTATATATAACGGAGGTATGTAGCTGGTGTTTTTTCATCAATGACTCATAGATTTCTCCTACGATTTGCCCTGTCCTCTGACAGAAATTTTGATATGGTTCATCTGTGTTTACATTCACCTCTGATGAAATGCAGGTTTCTCCTCCTACAGTGAGGGGTACATATGGCAGCTTTGTTCAGATTGCGACCTGTCTTGGAATCATTGTATCGCTCCTAATTGGTACACCTGTTAAAGATATTGATAGATGGTCAGAAACTTTATGCTGTAGTCTTTTACGTGCCTGTTGAAGTTGATATGTGTGAAATCCATCTGTACTAATGCTATTGTTGCTTTTGGCAGGTGGAGAGTATGTTTCTGGGTTGCAGCTATCCCAGCAACTTTACAAGCTCTTGCTATGGAGTTCTGTGCTGAGAGCCCCCAGTGGCTATACAAGGTGCATTTAGTTTGGGTCACTGCTGGTTCTTTATGTCATGCTTCTGATTTATCAAGTTAAACATGCATATGTGCTCCTTTTGTCACCCATATTGCTGGGGGTggtttttagtttctttttcgTGTTAAAGAGTTTAGGTTACAACATACCATGGGTTTGCAAACCATGAAACTGTATCTCATGTTGCTTTAGTACTTCATGAAGGACTGTACTATGTGATAATTTGATATACTATGGAGTGACAAGGTGTCTTAACTATATTTATGAATTGATGTTCAAGAGACTTACATAATGATTTGATGAAACCTGTTCTTCTATGCAGTGTGGAAGAACAATTGAAGCAGAGATGCAATTCGAAAAGCTTCTAGGCCCCCTTCATGTAAAATCAGCCATGGCAGAACTTTCTAGATCTGAAAGAGACGATGGAGAAAGTGTAAAGTACTCAGAATTGTTCAATGGTCGCCACTTCAATGGTACAAGCTATCCTGTTATCCATTTTGTTGCATCTATGCTGCTCTTATAACCTGAGTTCTGTGTGACCATGAAGTTTGTTCATTACAAGTCCCTTTTTTGCTACAGTTGTTTTTATTGGATCGGTGCTCTTTGCTTTACAACAGTTATCTGGCATCAATTCTGTGTTCTATTTCTCCTCAACTGTGTTCAGAGGTGTAGGGGTGCCTTCTAACTTTGCCAACATTTGCATGGGGATTTCGAATCTAGCAGGTTAGCATCCAAGTAACTCTTATAATGAGCTACTATGTTCATTTCATCTGACACTTTCTGTTCTATCTCCCAGGCTCAATTATAGCAATGGTTCTAATGGACAAGCTGGGTAGAAAAATGCTTCTTTCAGGGAGTTTCCTTGGGATGGTAAGCAACCACCATAAATGGAACTTCAAGTGATATGTTGAATATAACATTTTTCTAAAAGAAAGTTATGTTGAATGTTACTGACAGCACCTTACTGGTGTAGGCCTTTTCGATGGGGCTTCAGGCTATTGGAGCAAACCGTCATCTTGGTTCTACAAGTGTATATCTTTCAGTTGGTGGCATTCTGTTGTAAGTTCCAAGAGTTCTACATATTTGAGCTTAGTTCTTTGTGACTTTTATGTTAAACTTGACTTAATTGAGACATCTACCTTTGGTATCCCATACAGCATGAGTTACATTAATGCATCCGAGATAATCATGTTCTTTGCTGCCTTTCCAAGACTCACTAAAAAGTGAAAGGCACTCTATGTTGGGCTATATGAAATATTCTTGTCAAATTAATTTTTGCTTGTATCTGCTCCTTTGACCTACTTATTGCTACCTGATTGAAATACTTATTGAACTTATCAGATATCGTCAAAGATTGTAATTCCCTGAACTTGTTTCATCTTGATTCCTGTGCAGTAATTTTCCCTATTAATGCTGTGTCACCTATTTTATGTAGTAGTTTTCTGCACAGTAACATTTCCAATTGGTTGAATTGTATGTTTATAGCAGTTAGATATCTGTCTGCCATTTACTTGTATGTTTATAGCAGACCTGTTCGAACTTTTCTTTGACATGGTTACCTTTTTAAAACAGTTATGCCACTTTTTTTTAGGCCAGTTACTTACAGTTAGAAATTTTGCAGGTTTGTCTTGTCATTTTCATTGGGAGCAGGCCCAGTTCCAGGACTTCTTTTGCCTGAAATCTTCCCCAACAAAATACGAGCGAAGGCTGTGGCTCTCTGCATGTCTGTGCATTGGGTAAGAAGTCTGTTGATATCTGGCACATGTAAATTGTTATATGAAGAAATAAGCATATCTGTGTGGGACAATTATACGCTATATATCTCTGCACTGGTTTGCCTTATTTGTTTTAGTTCAATTGGGAGGAAACCCATCAACAAGCACAGAATGATAAAGCCGTATCGTCTTAATGTTTTCAAATTGAGGTGTGTAAATCTAGGCTTGCATTTCCATAGATTCAAAGACTCCTACAGAAATAATTTTGATTTAGTTTTACAAAACTACAACTATTCGCACCAAAGCATCAATGACCAACTTCGACTTGTGCCGACTTTACAAAACTGCAAGAGCTTGCACCCTCAATAACAAGAAATTACTGCAACTATTACAAAATCCTAACAGAATAGTTGTGCGGACCCACCCGTGAGCCTAACACTACAACTTTTACAAAGCTCTAATGGAATCAGGCTTTTGCCTTTTACTCTTTTGGAATTATTTGTCTtaagttttttttgtttctggtGTAGATCGAGTATCAACTAAAACAATCTTAGCGATTACCGCCTAACTATTTGTGGCGGTTCTTTAGTTTCTCCCCAGCATGGAACTGGAATCCCAATTGGCAAGAGGGCTCTAGATTTGTGCCTTTTTTTAGGGCAGATTTGTGCTTTACTATAGGCAGTGTTACCCTGTTTCTGAATTCAATGCACTTGCTGACATGCTATTGTTGAACCTAAAATCCGCAGATTGTAAACTTCTTTGTTAGTCTTCTGTTCTTGCGTCTTCTGGAGCAACTTGGTCCACAGGTTCTGTACACAATATTTTCATCAGTCTGCGTGGTAGCTGCAATATTTGTGCGGCGCCATATCCTTGAAACAAAGGGAAAGACTTTGCAAGAGATCGAAGTTTCACTCCTACAAGCACAATAAAGGTATGCATCTCTGTATCAACTTAAATTTATGATTGGTGGCACCATAGCAGCGACATTTTAAGGCAGTGATGATGTATAATCAGATGCTGGAGGTGAACTGACTTTAAGGTTGAAATTTAAGGTCCATATGGATTAGAAGCATGTCCTTGAGCACCTTACCACATGATAAACTGGATTCACAGGCTGCAGCATGTTCTTGTGATTGCAGGTTCTATCCATGCGGTAGGGATTCGACATTGATTGGAATCTGACGCTACAGTGCTTGCTGAATACCAACCAGGTGGGCTAGTATCCTGCTTGCTGATTCCTGAATCAAGTCATCTCTTGAAAACGGGCGATGCCCTGCAATGGTCTCAGGGAAGTTCCAGACATGCGCCTGCGACCGCCAGGGCATCCCGGTTTCTGCATAGACATGTACTGAGGTTGTGCCTGTATAGCCCGCCTTTAGGTATAGGATACCATGTATTGTCttcttttatatttttatatatacatACGTGTTAAAGTATCAGTAAGAAGATACTACGGTTGGCTGTTGATGAGCACGGTTAAAACGGGGAATATTTCATCATTTGCATTACATGTAGTATGTTCATGTTCCGAATAATTAAGAACACTGCACGGCATGTGTTTGGACGGAAGATGTGTATTCCAGCGCAGGCTTCAAATTCTCAAGAGTCGCTTAACACAGTTGAATCTCGAGTATGTTTGATGTTTTGAGTGTGAGCGTAAGTGTGTGGCATACCATTTGTTTGATTAGACTGCAGAGCGCAGAGCAGAGAGTACGTGTGTGCAATGATCCCTCTTGGCCTCTCTGTCGGCTTCAGCGAACAATCGATCGACGCTTGTCAGAGACGCCCGTTTGATGGTGATGAGCTTGAAGATGCTGCACGGTGCAGGACAACATTGCAAGTGAGCCAAAGCTAGTCAACAAAGGCCGTGCATCCTGACATGGCGGTCAAGATGGCAAACACGCACTTCCACCCGTGCAGTTCCAGAAAGGAGGTCGGTCACGGGCGACATCAATCTATCGA contains:
- the LOC101759903 gene encoding probable plastidic glucose transporter 2, producing MRWKLNSSAYKRVPSREATMEPDVETPMRTTDAGAGPSWRMSLPHVCVATLTSFLFGYHSGVVNEPLESISADLGFSGNTFAEGLVVSICLGGAFIGCLFSGSVADGIGRRRAFQLSALPMIIGAAISALTNSLEGMLLGRFLVGTGMGLGPPVASLYITEVSPPTVRGTYGSFVQIATCLGIIVSLLIGTPVKDIDRWWRVCFWVAAIPATLQALAMEFCAESPQWLYKCGRTIEAEMQFEKLLGPLHVKSAMAELSRSERDDGESVKYSELFNGRHFNVVFIGSVLFALQQLSGINSVFYFSSTVFRGVGVPSNFANICMGISNLAGSIIAMVLMDKLGRKMLLSGSFLGMAFSMGLQAIGANRHLGSTSVYLSVGGILLFVLSFSLGAGPVPGLLLPEIFPNKIRAKAVALCMSVHWIVNFFVSLLFLRLLEQLGPQVLYTIFSSVCVVAAIFVRRHILETKGKTLQEIEVSLLQAQ